The Xiphophorus hellerii strain 12219 chromosome 3, Xiphophorus_hellerii-4.1, whole genome shotgun sequence genome segment GCACGTGTGACCATGAGCGGGTTAACGCTGCCTGTTTGTCTGACAACAGGACGGAGGGAGGAAAGGGAGGCTTAAATGAGTGAGTGGCAGGGGGGAGcagaaacaggaggaggagagacagaATGATAGAGTGAATTAATTCAACCTTAGGCAGCCCTGATTGACTCGGTTCCAAGCTGGCATGTAGAAACATTCATGGTGACACCAAAGCcatggagagagaaaagaggaatgACATGTCCTTCTCTAGAAAGAGAAGTTTCACTTTTGGGGCATATGGCGGGTGAGTATAGACTCATGTTTGGACTTTGTTCTCAAAAAGTCAGtcaaattgcttttaatttaaaatgatttattttattttttttgaaaaagtaaattaaCCAACTAAGTTTCTTGTTAAAGTGTGGACAGATTCACCTGTGGGGATGAGACAAGGTGAGGCATTTTTTCTCCTTTACCAGCAGCATTTTAACTTCATTGTGTCCTGGATGAGCTGGAGTAGAGGTTGACAAATTGTGCACACTTGTTGAGTAAATCAACCTGTTGCTGCAGACCTGAGTCTGTGGAGGACAACATTCTGGAGGCTCTGGACTCTCCAACCACTGCTGGCAACAAGCCTATTCTTTCTACCAGCAACAACCAAAGGGTGATTTCCCTATAATGTTCTCCCTTTACTTCTGGTAAAACATGTGTAAGAATTTCATTTGTGCATGCAGGAGAAGTCATAgttatgtgtttttaatgcattaatCATGTTCCTGTTCCCCCTCCATGTTCCTCCTTCCCTTTCTCTTtgaatgcatgtgtgtgcaGGACGCAGAACTGTTTGAAATCATTGCAAAGCTGCAGGTGAGTTTCAGTGTGATTGATCTTATACAGTGAGTGTGTATCGGCTGATGTCTGAACAGAGGAGCTTTATCATCGGTGCTCTTGTCCATCAGGGCAGCAGGATCGATGAGCAGCGATGTGAATTCCCACTTCCTCTGAAGGTAAGTCGTCATGACAGTAGAGAATAACTCAGCTGACTCCCTCTGCATGGCGGTACGTGCGTGTTGATACTAGTGTTTCATAATCACTATAATATGTTTACCCCATAACACTAATTTTCCACCTTATCCAGAgcttcttttgtgtgtgttttagtctCAGCTTTTGAACATAGGTGAAGATCTGCCTCTCATTCTTCCCTCCAAACTGGGAGGCTACTGGATCGACCCGCCGCTGGAAAAGCTCAGAGATGTGAGTCCCTCCTCCCACCATGGCTTTGATCCGGAGAGCTACGACATCATGGAGAGGGATGGAGAGGCCAAAATCTACCATGAGTTTTTCCGTTCTCGAGTGAGTAAGGCCTCGCTTTAAGGCCAAACTTTAATACGGTACAGTTGGAAGAATGATTTTCATGTTTAACGACCTTTTCCCCTCCCAACAGTATCACCATTCATTCATCGCCATGGATCCATCACTGGGGCCTCTGGTTCTCTCTGTATgtttggaggaggaagagaacaAACTACGTGTGATTCTAAGGTCAATTTTAGTCTATTGAAAAGTTTGATGTGTTTATAAAGGTTATTTTATCTGTTATGCATGTATTGCGTTGTGCATTATTGTCTTGTTGATGACACATTTTAGCCAGGCTTTAGCTTTCTGACAGAGGGTTTCACATTTGAGGTTTCTTTGTTGTCATTGTGGCATctacaacaaaatttaaatgttgtacattttcaataatttgaAAGCCTGCCCCAGTACTTTTGGTAATATATGATTTACTCTGATCTTGTTTAGTGTGAAGAtgttaagttattttttaaaaatgtctatttgTGGTGTTAAATATGAGCAACtctacacaaaaacatttactgtataaaaactaatgttgtttttttctcttaccCAGGATGAAAGAGTGCTCCCTGCATGGCACTTTCTCTTTGTCCCTTTTTACCAACATGCCGTCTGCTGTAGAGTTAGCAAAGGTACAGTGAATTAAAAATAAGCAATTAAGAACAAAagagttttattatttacagtacAAAACGTTTATTAAAGTAGTAGCAtgcattacaaataaaagttcTCATCTTATCTTAGGCATTATATTTGTACCGTTAGCTTTCCTTAGTCATAGAAATTAATCAAGCTCTGTGTCAAGGTTCATTTATAAAggttattttttctgttatgtaACAGATGCATAACAGTTACATGGTTGATATTCAGTGTGTCAATATTCACACTGTATATCAACCTTCAGTGTGAAGATTGGTATTCATCCTTCAAACTGAAGGTTGAATATCAATATGCCAAATAATTACTCTCAAAagaagtcaaaatgaggcttaGAATAGCAGAAACggtaaatttttaaattatttacatttatattcttTACAGAGGCTGTCTGATAAAGTGACGGTTTCCAAGTTTGACGTGGTCAGCTACCTCAAGGTAATCCTCCGGTTTGATCACACGTAGTAATATGACAGATGATATTAATATGACCTGTTGGTAATAATAACAAAGGCCGACTTCAGAGACACCTCATTTTATAAATGTACTTTTCCAAGTGAAACTTAGAAATCGTTTCTGTCTAAAGAGATAGGCAGCTTGACTTTGACCTCCTTCATCCTTCAGGCTCCAGACCTAATAGCAGCATTTGATGAGCACAGAGTGTCTTCTAATTTCAAGTTTGGTGTTTTGTATCAAAAGGAAGGGCAGGTAAtgttaccttaaaaaaaacccccaaacaaaCAAGAGAAAGCAGAAACAGCTAAAATATGACACAATATCACATCTCCTTCCTTTCACATACCTGCTTTGTGTCTCTGTAGTTCACAGAAGAGGACATACTGAGTAACAACAAGGAGAGTGAGAAGTTCAGGGAGTTCCTGTCAGTCCTGGGAGGCACAATTCAGCTGCAGGGATTCACAGGGTAAAgttcatttgaaaacaatttaaaacatgattttatgcATTTCCATTA includes the following:
- the rap1gapl gene encoding rap1 GTPase-activating protein 2 is translated as MEREKRNDMSFSRKRSFTFGAYGGVDRFTCGDETRPESVEDNILEALDSPTTAGNKPILSTSNNQRDAELFEIIAKLQGSRIDEQRCEFPLPLKSQLLNIGEDLPLILPSKLGGYWIDPPLEKLRDVSPSSHHGFDPESYDIMERDGEAKIYHEFFRSRYHHSFIAMDPSLGPLVLSVCLEEEENKLRVILRMKECSLHGTFSLSLFTNMPSAVELAKRLSDKVTVSKFDVVSYLKAPDLIAAFDEHRVSSNFKFGVLYQKEGQFTEEDILSNNKESEKFREFLSVLGGTIQLQGFTGFRGGLDVCHGQTGNEAVFTSFNGREIMFHVATKLPYTEADPQQLQRKRHIGNDIVALVYQEGQTPFLCDVIKSHFLHCFVVVRRVQKEEKEGGAAYQVSVTAREDVPPFGPVIPDPPLFTDHSQLREFLLTKLINAEIACYKAEQFSRLELRTRSSLLESLYNELFSRSRCMMGDPSVAAAPPSESTRGPPEGSGGFIENFKRAIRVRSHSFETLGVPRKNTGNSSQKPKVDKDAENDSSGTAELKDQASPQEET